From a single Anomaloglossus baeobatrachus isolate aAnoBae1 chromosome 8, aAnoBae1.hap1, whole genome shotgun sequence genomic region:
- the LOC142249164 gene encoding germ cell nuclear acidic protein-like, whose product MSNYKRKRRFIIESATDGSGIGDQLLVNKRCRRDVASDTEDSSEDENLHQSHPLIPRSPWSLEDEDGGSGPHLLYIESEPDSPQFSFVQEETARQERPINYCILRDLSSPTSKYVTSFQKNKEKLKRRLFKFFNRTVFQNQLHTNMDIRWNKRLITKAGRTDHWMSNGVRCVIMHLSDKLCDSADRLRDTLIHEMCHAACWIINGDTDFGHSQLWQQYCEMVAQIHPNLPPITVCHNWEPNYPVIYQCSGCKGRVGRWKDSLDTEKFVCGSCGNNLVLVTET is encoded by the exons ATGTCTAATTATAAGCGCAAACGTCGCTTTATTATTGAGTCTGCTACAGACGGCAGCGGTATAGGTGACCAG TTACTGGTGAACAAAAGATGCCGCAGAGATGTTGCGTCCGACACAGAGGACAGCAGCGAAGATGAGAATCTCCATCAG TCTCATCCACTTATTCCGAGGTCTCCATGGAGCCTTGAAGATGAAGATGGCGGCTCTGGCCCTCACTTGTTATACATAGAGTCAG AGCCCGATTCTCCACAATTCAGTTTTGTGCAGGAGGAGACAGCGCG ACAGGAGCGTCCCATCAATTACTGTATCCTGAGAGATCTGTCTTCTCCCACATCCAAATACGTCACCAGCTTCCAGAAGAACAAGGAGAAGCTGAAGAGACGTCTGTTCAAGTTTTTTAACCGGACGGTGTTTCAGAACCAG CTTCATACAAATATGGACATCAGATGGAATAAAAGGCTGATAACGAAAGCTGGTCGCACCGACCACTGGATGTCTAACGGGGTGCGCTGCGTCATCATGCACTTATCGGATAAACTCTGCGATTCTGCAG ATCGACTACGAGACACATTGATCCATGAGATGTGTCATGCTGCCTGCTGGATCATCAATGGCGATACAGATTTTGGCCATAGCCAGCTATGGCAGCAATATTGTGAGATGGTGGCACAGATCCACCCGAATCTCCCACCCATTACCGTATGTCACAATTGGGAGCCCAACTACCCGGTAATATACCAATGCTCAGGATGCAAGGGCAG AGTCGGACGTTGGAAAGATTCCCTCGACACTGAGAAGTTTGTCTGCGGCTCCTGTGGAAACAATTTGGTTCTTGTAACCGAAACCTGA